A genomic window from Populus nigra chromosome 7, ddPopNigr1.1, whole genome shotgun sequence includes:
- the LOC133699680 gene encoding abscisic acid 8'-hydroxylase CYP707A2 → MEFSPSVFFLSFASILLLVGGLLFKSLLKFFASDRPQSLPLPPGTMGWPYMGETFQLYSQDPNVFFASKRKRYGSIFKTHILGCPCVMISSPEAAKFVLVTKSHLFKPTFPASKERMLGKEAIFFHQGAYHMKLRKLVLRAFLPEAIKNIVPDIQNIAKDSLQYWEGRLINTFQEMKSYTFNVALLSIFGKDEVLYREDLKRCYYILEKGYNSMPVNLPGTLFNKSMKARKELARILAKILSTRRQMKLDHNDLLGSFMGDKEGLTDDQIADNIIGVIFAARDTTASVLTWILKYLGENPSVLQAVTEEQEAIMRSEEKGDEEKLLTWADTKKMPITSRVIQETLRVASILSFTFREAVEDVEYEGYLIPKGWKVLPLFRNIHHSPELFPDPEKFDPSRFEVAPKPNTFMPFGNGTHSCPGNELAKVEILVLLHHLTTKYRWSIVGANNGIQYGPFALPQNGLPIILSHKS, encoded by the exons ATGGAATTCTCCCCCTCTGTGTTTTTCCTATCATTTGCTTCCATTCTATTGCTTGTAGGAGGACTTCTCTTCAAGTCCCTCCTCAAATTCTTTGCTTCTGATCGCCCCCAGAGTTTGCCGCTCCCTCCCGGCACCATGGGATGGCCTTATATGGGTGAAACATTCCAACTCTACTCTCAAGACCCCAATGTCTTCTTTGCCTCTAAGAGAAAGAGGTATGGCTCTATCTTCAAGACCCACATCTTGGGCTGTCCCTGTGTCATGATATCCAGCCCTGAAGCTGCAAAATTTGTCCTTGTAACCAAATCCCATCTCTTCAAGCCAACTTTTCCGGCTAGTAAAGAAAGGATGTTAGGCAAAGAAGCCATATTTTTTCACCAGGGAGCCTACCACATGAAATTGAGAAAGCTTGTTCTTCGTGCCTTCTTGCCTGAAGCAATAAAAAACATCGTCCCTGATATTCAAAACATTGCCAAGGACTCTCTTCAATATTGGGAAGGAAGATTAATCAACACTTTCCAAGAAATGAAATCA TACACATTCAATGTTGCATTACTTTCAATATTTGGGAAGGATGAAGTTCTATACAGAGAAGATCTTAAGAGGTGCTACTACATTCTCGAGAAGGGATACAATTCAATGCCCGTTAACCTCCCAGGAACACTCTTCAACAAATCAATGAAAGCAAGAAAAGAGCTGGCTAGGATCTTGGCTAAAATCTTGTCCACAAGGAGGCAAATGAAGCTTGATCACAATGACTTACTTGGATCTTTCATGGGTGACAAGGAAGGCCTCACTGACGATCAAATTGCCGACAACATCATTGGAGTAATCTTTGCTGCTCGTGACACCACAGCTAGTGTTTTGACATGGATTCTTAAATACCTTGGAGAGAATCCAAGTGTTCTTCAAGCTGTCACT GAAGAGCAGGAGGCCATAATGAGGAGTGAAGAAAAGGGTGATGAGGAGAAGCTCCTTACATGGGCAGATACCAAGAAGATGCCGATAACTTCAAGGGTCATTCAAGAAACTCTAAGAGTTGCCTCGATTTTATCTTTTACCTTTCGAGAGGCGGTGGAGGATGTTGAATATGAAG GATATTTGATCCCTAAGGGTTGGAAAGTCTTGCCACTTTTCAGAAACATTCACCACAGCCCAGAACTGTTTCCAGATCCTGAGAAGTTCGATCCTTCGAGATTTGAG GTTGCACCGAAGCCCAATACATTTATGCCATTTGGGAATGGGACCCACTCATGTCCTGGGAACGAGCTAGCCAAGGTGGAGATTTTGGTGTTACTCCATCACCTAACCACCAAGTACAG GTGGTCTATTGTGGGTGCAAATAATGGGATTCAGTACGGCCCTTTTGCCCTTCCCCAGAATGGTTTGCCCATCATTTTATCCCACAAGTCATAG
- the LOC133699681 gene encoding uncharacterized protein LOC133699681: protein MEKATSSAAPAKIGGGGSRRQSDLNRSFKLAIRSLLTSCSKQELAKAFSKFSNAEQESLHRLFIQVITSLHKMVEDEFESLCLETQVGTALETVEQLVEEQNLDPLFSEQSNIMDAAKSLSMEKKNEIHYLMGMLEKAEEQNRRIRDRVEQLKQKMPDDSGISVVMEKFKSGNLSYGTCSNGI, encoded by the exons ATGGAGAAAGCAACTAGTAGTGCTGCTCCTGCTAAaataggaggaggaggatcaagGAGGCAATCCGATCTCAACAGATCCTTCAAGCTCGCTATTCGCTCTCTCCTCACTTCCTGCTCCAAACAG gAGTTGGCAAAAGCATTCTCCAAGTTTAGTAATGCAGAGCAGGAAAGTCTTCACCGTCTTTTCAttcag GTTATTACTTCTTTGCATAAAATGGTAGAG GATGAGTTCGAGTCTCTATGCCTCGAAACACAG GTGGGAACTGCTCTTGAGACTGTGGAGCAACTTGTAGAAGAGCAAAATCTGGACCCTTTGTTCTCAGAACA GTCTAATATAATGGATGCTGCAAAGAGTCTATCaatggagaagaaaaatgagatCCACTATTTGATGGGCATGCTGGAAAAG GCTGAAGAGCAGAATCGCCGTATCCGAGATCGTGTTGAACAACTCAAGCAAAAAATGCCTGATGACTCGGGCATCTCAGTTGTCATGGAGAAG TTCAAAAGTGGCAATTTAAGTTATGGAACATGCAGTAATGGGATTTAA
- the LOC133698512 gene encoding AP-4 complex subunit epsilon has protein sequence MEQLKTIGRELAMGSQGGFGQSKEFLDLVKSIGEARSKAEEDRIVLREIESLKRRIVEPGIPKRKMKEYIIRLVYVEMLGHDASFGYIHAVKMTHDDNLVLKRTGYLAVTLFLNEDHDLIILIVNTIQKDLKSDNYLVVCAALNAVCKLINEETIPAVLPQVVELLGHSKEAVRKKAIMALHRFYHKSPSSVSHLLSNFRKKLCDSDPGVMGATLCPLFDLITIDANSYKDLVVSFVSILKQVAERRLPKVYDYHQLPAPFIQIRLLKILALLGSGDKQASEHMYTVVGDIFGKCDSSSNIGNAVLYECICCVSSIHPNPKLLEAAADVIARFLKSDSHNLKYMGIDALGRLIKLSPEIAEQHQLAVIDCLEDPDDTLKRKTFELLYKMTKSSNVEVIVDRMIDYMISINDNHYKTEIASRCVELAEQFAPSNHWFIQTMNKVFEHAGDLVNIKVAHNLMRLIAEGFGEDDDTADSQLRSSAVESYLHIIGEPKLPSVFLQVICWVLGEYGTADGKFSASYVTGKLCDVAESYSSDETVKAYAVTALMKIYAFEIAAGRKLDILPECQSLIEELSASHSTDLQQRAYELQAVIGLDVRAIGSIMPSDASCEDIEVDKCLSFLNGYVQQSLEKGAQPYILENERSGMVNISNFRNQDQLEVASHGLRFEAYELPKPSVQSWTPPMSVASSTELVPVPEPSYYRETPQTASVPYSSDTGPSGLKLRLDGVQKKWGRPTYSSSSASTSNSSSLKAVNGVTQVDGVSTGNSKTHETSYDSRRPQVEISEEKQKLAASLFGGSSKTERRSSTGHKVAKASSQAAEKLHTPKSTAISSADNAVEKPNLVQPPPDLLDLGEPIVTSSAPSVDPFRQLEGLLDSTQVPGTLGGTKAPDFMALYAETPASGQSAGVSHPLSLIRDEINLAPGLSIASSNTVHGGATVTNPSQISKGPNVKDALEKDALVRQMGVTPSGQNPNLFKDLFG, from the exons ATGGAGCAACTAAAAACAATAGGAAGGGAGCTGGCGATGGGGTCTCAGGGAGGATTCGGCCAATCCAAAGAATTCCTCGATCTCGTCAAATCAATCGGCGAGGCTCGATCTAAGGCCGAAGAAGATCGAATTGTCCTTCGGGAGATCGAATCCCTCAAACGACGCATCGTTGAACCCGGCATCCCCAAGCGCAAGATGAAGGAGTACATAATCCGTTTAGTCTACGTCGAGATGCTCGGCCACGACGCGTCATTCGGATACATCCACGCCGTTAAAATGACTCATGACgacaatttggtcctcaaacggACTGGTTACTTGGCTGTCACTTTGTTCTTGAACGAAGATCATGATCTCATTATCTTGATTGTCAATACGATACAAAAGGACTTGAAATCGGACAATTATTTGGTTGTTTGTGCGGCTTTGAATGCCGTTTGTAAGTTGATCAATGAGGAGACCATACCTGCTGTGTTGCCGCAAGTGGTTGAGTTGTTAGGGCATTCTAAGGAGGCTGTTAGGAAGAAGGCCATTATGGCTCTTCATCGCTTCTATCATAAGTCTCCGTCCTCTGTTTCACATCTCCTTTCTAATTTCCGCAAG AAGCTTTGCGATAGCGATCCTGGCGTAATGGGTGCAACACTCTGCCCACTTTTTGATCTTATAACAATAGATGCGAATTCTTATAAGGATTTAGTGGTCAGCTTCGTCAGCATTCTTAAACAAGTAGCTGAACGCAGATTGCCAAAGGTTTATGACTATCATCAGTTGCCAGCTCCGTTCATTCAG ATCAGGTTGCTGAAAATTCTAGCCTTGCTAGGAAGTGGTGACAAGCAAGCAAGCGAGCACATGTATACTGTTGTGGGTGACATATTCGGGAAGTGTGACTCATCAAGTAATATAGGAAATGCTGTCCTTTATGAGTGTATATGCTGTGTTTCTTCAATACATCCCAATCCTAAGCTATTAGAAGCTGCTGCCGATGTAATAGCAAGATTTTTGAAG AGTGACAGTCACAATCTGAAATATATGGGCATTGATGCCCTTGGTCGATTGATAAAACTTAGTCCAGAGATTGCTGAACAACACCAATTGGCTGTGATAGATTGTTTAGAG GATCCAGATGATACtttgaagagaaaaacattTGAGCTCCTGTATAAAATGACTAAATCCTCTAACGTGGAAGTGATTGTTGACCGCATGATTGATTACATGATTAGCATTAATGACAATCATTACAAGACTGAAATAGCATCTCGATGTGTTGAACTTGCTGAGCAATTTGCACCTAGCAACCACTGGTTTATTCAG ACCATGAATAAAGTCTTTGAGCATGCGGGAGATCTGGTGAATATTAAGGTGGCACATAACTTGATGCGCCTGATTGCTGAGGGATTTGGGGAGGATGATGATACTGCAGATAGCCAGCTGAGATCATCTGCT GTTGAGTCATATTTGCATATTATTGGGGAGCCGAAGCTTCCATCTGTGTTTCTTCAA GTCATTTGTTGGGTCTTGGGGGAATATGGAACTGCTGATGGAAAGTTCTCTGCTTCATATGTCACTGGAAAATTATGCGATGTGGCAGAGTCATATTCAAGTGATGAAACTGTCAAG GCGTATGCGGTTACAGCGCTCATGAAAATATATGCATTTGAAATAGCTGCTGGGAGAAAATTGGATATACTACCTGAG TGTCAATCTCTGATTGAGGAATTATCAGCTTCCCACTCAACAGACTTGCAGCAGCGTGCGTATGAACTCCAAGCAGTCATTGGCTTAGATGTGAGAGCAATTGGATCTATTATGCCATCAGATGCGAGCTGCGAAGACATTGAG GTTGACAagtgtctttcttttcttaatggTTATGTTCAGCAATCACTAGAGAAAGGGGCTCAGCCCTATATTCTGGAGAATGAACGTTCTGGAATGGTAAATATCAGCAACTTCAGAAACCAAGACCAACTTGAAGTTGCATCTCATGGTCTGAGGTTTGAGGCTTATGAACTTCCAAAGCCCTCAGTGCAGTCATGGACTCCACCTATGTCAGTGGCATCTTCAACCGAACTTGTCCCCGTTCCTGAGCCATCTTATTATAGAGAGACCCCACAAACAGCATCAGTGCCATATTCATCTGATACAGGGCCATCAGGACTCAAGCTGCGACTTGATGGGGTTCAAAAGAAGTGGGGCAGGCCAACTTATTCCTCTTCTTCAGCTTCTACTTCAAATTCTTCTTCACTGAAAGCGGTGAATGGGGTCACACAAGTAGATGGGGTGAGCACTGGAAATTCAAAAACACATGAAACTTCATACGATTCAAGGAGGCCACAAGTTGAAATCTCTGAAGAAAAACAGAAGCTTGCTGCATCATTATTTGGGGGTTCATCAAAAACTGAGAGGAGATCGTCTACAGGCCATAAGGTTGCAAAGGCAAGCAGCCAAGCTGCTGAAAAGCTCCACACTCCAAAGTCCACAGCTATCTCTAGCGCTGACAATGCAGTGGAAAAACCAAATCTTGTTCAACCACCTCCAGATTTGCTTGACTTGGGCGAACCAATTGTTACAAGTAGTGCTCCATCAGTAGATCCATTCAGGCAACTGGAAGGGTTGCTGGACTCAACCCAAGTTCCTGGTACCTTGGGGGGTACCAAAGCACCTGATTTTATGGCATTATATGCAGAGACACCTGCAAGTGGGCAGAGTGCTGGTGTTTCTCATCCCTTATCATTGATTAGGGATGAAATCAATTTAGCACCTGGGTTGTCAATTGCAAGTAGCAATACTGTTCACGGTGGAGCTACAGTGACGAACCCCTCGCAAATTAGCAAAGGTCCGAATGTCAAGGATGCCTTAGAAAAGGATGCACTTGTAAGGCAGATGGGTGTGACGCCATCAGGTCAAAATCCCAACTTATTCAAGGATCTGTTCGGCTAG